The sequence below is a genomic window from Deinococcus carri.
GCCACCCGGCAAAGTCCGCGCCGTCCCAGGCCAGCAGCAGGCGCAGGCGCTGGAAACCGGGTGGGGGGGCAAAGGTGGGCACACCAGTCATGGGGGCAGGGTAACGTGGAGACGGATTCCTCACACAACAGCCACGCCTCCCCCATTATGCTAAGGATTGTGACCCCCGTTCTCATCCGGTGCTCTTCTGGGCAGACAGGCGCGCTGCCCACCACCCGGCGCGTTCTGGCCACCGCGGCGCTGGTGCTGGCAGGTCTAGCAAGTGCGGCCACCAGCTACCGCGTACGCCCCGGCGACAATCTGACCGTGATTGCACAGCGGGCCGGCATCAGCGTCTCGGCCCTGAAGGACGCGAATCCGGGCCTGAAAAATGCCAATCAGGTGCAGGCGGGCAAGACCCTGCGGATTCCCAACCGGCAACTGCCCGGCACGGCCCACCGCGTCAAAAGCGGCGAGAACCTGATTCGCATCGCCCACCGCTATGGCCTGAGCCTCTCGCAACTGCTGCGGGCCAATCCGCAACTCGGGGCCGGGCGACCCCTGCGGGCAGGGGCCAGCGTTCACATTCCGGGGCGCAACGTGGCTGCCCGCCTGCCTCGTTCGGGGAGCGCGGCGGAGAGTCCGGCAGGCAGCCGAACGGTGCGGCGCAGCACACCCGCGGCGGCCGTGCGGACGGCCTCCATCCGCGTTTCCTCGGTACCAGCAGCCTCGGGGTGGCTGTGGCCGGTGCCGGGGTACCACTACGTCAGCAGCGGTTACGGCGACCGCGTGCTGGACGGCGAACACGAGGGCCATTACGGCGTGGACATCGTGGCCCCGCAGGGGACCATCGTGCGTGCGGCACGCTCGGGGCGGGTGCTGGAATCACGCGCCGATTTCGAGCGGGGCTGGGGCTGGACGGTCGTGGTCGAGCATCCCGACGGCTGGATCACCCGCTACGCCCACCTCAGCGCCAACCTCGCGCGGGCGGGTGACCGGGTCGTGCAGGGGCAGCCCATCGGCCGCGTCGGCAGCAGCGGGCGCAGCACCGGCCCCCACCTGCACTTCGGCACCTACATGCGCTGGAACCCCAAGGACCCCCTGGCGCTGTACTGAGGGGAGCGGTCAGCTTTCCGCCATCAGCAGACAGCCCGGCGGTACCCTGTCGCCATGACGGCAAGGGTACATTACGCCGAGGCACGCGGCGAACACGCCGAGGCTGACCTGCGCGCCTTCCTGAACGCGCTGCCGGGTCTGCCGGGCTTCGTGGGGGCCGAGCTGCTGGTCAGCCCCGCCCAGC
It includes:
- a CDS encoding M23 family metallopeptidase; translation: MTPVLIRCSSGQTGALPTTRRVLATAALVLAGLASAATSYRVRPGDNLTVIAQRAGISVSALKDANPGLKNANQVQAGKTLRIPNRQLPGTAHRVKSGENLIRIAHRYGLSLSQLLRANPQLGAGRPLRAGASVHIPGRNVAARLPRSGSAAESPAGSRTVRRSTPAAAVRTASIRVSSVPAASGWLWPVPGYHYVSSGYGDRVLDGEHEGHYGVDIVAPQGTIVRAARSGRVLESRADFERGWGWTVVVEHPDGWITRYAHLSANLARAGDRVVQGQPIGRVGSSGRSTGPHLHFGTYMRWNPKDPLALY